The Coregonus clupeaformis isolate EN_2021a chromosome 35, ASM2061545v1, whole genome shotgun sequence genome includes the window tacaaaacattaagaacaccttcctaatattgagttgcacccttttaccctcagaacagtctcagttcgtcggggcatggacatTACAAGttgtcaagcgttccacagggatgctgggtcATGTTGACGCCgaagcttcccacagttgtgtcaagttggctagatgtcctttgggtggtgaaccattctttatacacatgggaaactgttgagcgtgaaaaacccaacagcgttgcaagtcttgacacaaactggtgcacctggcacctactaccatacccgattcaaagacacttaaatcttttgtcttgcccattcaacctctgaatggcacacatacacaattcatatctcaattgtctcaaggcttaaaaatccttctttaacctgtttcctccccttcatctactctgattgaagtggatttaacaagcgacatcaacaagggatcatagctttcaactggtttcacctggtcagtctacgtcatggaaagagcaggtgttcataatgttttgtattttGGTCTTTTAGTAGTAAATCTCTTTCTGCCCCTAGCGGTTCAACTCTACCATTGAAATCGTGATGTAGAGGCACCTTGAGAAGGTTCCTCTacgtcaggggtgtcaaactcattttagctcaggggccacatggaggaaaatctattcccaagtgggccggaccggaaaaatcatggtgtatatataacttaaaaacaacaacttcagattgttttctttgttttaatacgatcaacatacaacataaagctggagcctgaggacagtgtgtccaaaatagtacaagcacaacatcactattaatcataaaacacgtcaagtttatttgaaaattctaaagaaaaagaacacacaaacacacaatgcctcagtgattaacagaactgtttcacagatcacagaactatatcagggtgtcatttctcaggcagaaatgtagatagaaataatgaaatcctgttccccaaacaagtgcaagaaccacagtcaagaataggttaaatatacaaataaaataaaatcaattaaaaacaatagcacatcaacataaaaacatataaacataaagctggagcctgaggacagtgtccaaaagcacaacatcactattaatcataaaacacctcaagttatttgaaagttctgaggacaaagaacacacaaacacacaatgcctcagtgattcacagaagtatatcacagatcacagaactatatcagggtgtcatttctcaggcagaaatgtagataaaaataatgaaatcctgttccccaaacaagtgcaagaaccacagagtcaagaataggttaaatatacaaataaaatcaattaaaaacaatagcacatcaacataaaaacataaacataaatctgaaagcgttgctcaaactcccttaacagtcccgttattttatctttgaaccgcttcatgtctgccacatgttgggtcgcgcacacatttttcagacaggggaagtgagctgcatcaccaccggcaagttgcgtctcccacaatgacagcttcaacttgaaagaacgtatgctgtcataatactgcgtgacaactttgttgcgcccttgcagctgtttgttcaagttattcaggtgctctgtaacatccaccataaatgcaaggtcctgcatccattctgcggaatgaaattctaacactggtttgcccttttcttccatgaactgttcaatttcttctcgtaaatcaaagaaacgcctcagcacagcacctcggcttaaccatcttacctcagtgtggtatggcaggtcatagatgtggtctttctctctgagaaggctgtcaaactgacggtgattcaggcttctggatcggatgaaattaacagtttggatgaccaccttcatgacgttatccatctttaatgacttgcaacacaaagcctcctggtgcaaaatacagtgaaaagtcaaaaaatcacgtcctccatttgcagattgcactttctctctgaactttgtcacaacgcctgcttttttcccgatcattgagggcgcaccatctgtagccaggctgacagcgtgggaccagtccactccgaccctgtccagcgcgccgacgagtgcggtaaaaatatcagctgctgtcgttgtatctgtcatcggcaccaactccacgaactcctcggtgacggtcaatgtgtcatcaactccgcggatgaaaatggccagttgtgcaacatctgtaatgtccgtgctttcatcaattgcaaccgaaaacgcaataaatgactttactttttgcttcaactggctgtccaaatccactgaaagatcggaaatcctgtctgcaactgtgtttcttgtcaggctgatatttgcaaaagcctgccgcttttcagggcacacaatctccgctgccttcatcatgcatgtttttacaaattcaccctcactaaatggttttgaagccactgcgatttcattagcaatgaggtagctagctttcactgcagcgtcactgatgtctcggctgtgagtaaacacagactgctgtttcttcagacccgccaacagttcattcaccttctctcttctccgctgtccttgaagttgtcatatttgtcggcatgaagactcacatagtggcgacgaaggttatattctttcagcactgcaacatgctctgaacacaccaaacatacagctttcccattcaattccgtgaataaataggatgaccatttttcttggaacactctgcactctgcgtccacttttctcttttttgacagagacatgtggggcaatgagggtgccaaagcacataatgttaaaagtagaagccgtaataaatatcgcgggcaaaacaaagtagctcattggctgcacgtgcttgacctacttgctctgccccggtataaacagtttgcttgcttaacacaatttcattgcgccatccagtggacgcaattggaacagcagtttattttattgaaaaattgcagcgcatttttatactttatacttttttttttcaaaatcatctcgcgggccggattaaacccgtttgcgggcctgatccggcccgcgggccgtacgtttgacacccctgctctacgtCATCTCAAGGGAGGGGTTCGGTATGAAATACACTCCCTTATAGATGTGCTGGGTGATACCACTTCAAGGCTTACTATAAAAGCAGGTGACAGCGCACCTTATTTGGCAATGGTGTTGGTAAGTGGAGTGTGCCAATATATTTTGCATGATGCTTCCTTGACTACTGACGTTACACAAAATTCAAAAGGCAGTAAGGCAAATTTTTGCATATGACCAAATTCTACATTTTGGTTTACCGTTTTATACACAACTATGTGCTTTtaggaagaaaaaaaacatgtagTCTATGAGGATTATACATTTATATTCGTGGCTACATTCATCGCAACAAGAAATAGATGACAATAGTGGTCATATCAACTTGTGTTCTTTTCCTAACTGCTACAACTGATTAGTGGTGCAATAGTCTGCTAAGACAATTGGCTCATAGTTTAATGGTTGTGGGTTCTAATCCCACATGGGGCaggtatgtatatacagtggggggaaaaagtatttagtcagccaccaattgtgcaagttctcccacttaaaaagatgagagaggcctgtaattttcatcataggtacacgtcaactatgacagacaaatttagaaaaaattatctagaaaatcacattgtaggattttttatgaatttatttgcaaattatggtggaaaataagtatttggtcacctacaaacaagcaagatttctggctctcacagacctgtaacttcttctttaagaggctcctctgtcctccactcgttacctgtattaatggcacctgtttgaacttgttatcagtataaaagacacctgtccacaacctcaaacagtcacactccaaactccactatggccaagaccaaagagctgtcaaaggacaccagaaacaaaattgtagacctgcaccaggctgggaagactgaatctgcaataggtaagcagcttggtttgaagaaatcaactgtgggagcaattattaggaaatggaagacatacaagaccactgataatctccctcgatctggggctccacgcacgatctcaccccgtggggtcaaaatgatcacaagaacggtgagcaaaaatcccagaaccacacgggggggacctagtgaatgacctgcagagagctgggaccaaagtaacaaagcctaccatcagtaacacactacgccgccagggactcaaatcctgcagtgcgagacgtgtccccctgcttaagccagtacatgtccaggcccgtctgaagtttgctagagtgcatttggatgatccagaagaggattgggagaatgtcatatggtcagatgaaaccaaaatataactttttggtgaaaactcaactcgtcgtgtttggaggacaaagaatgctgagttgcatccaaagaacaccatacctactgtgaagcatgggggtggaaacatcatgctttggggctgtttttctgcaaagggaccaggacgactgatccgtgtaaaggaaagaatgaatggggccatgtatcgtgagattttgagtgaaaacctccttccatcagcaagggcattgaggatgaaacgtggctgggtctttcagcatgacaatgatccctaacacaccgcccgggcaacgaaggagtggcttcgtaagaagcatttcaaggtcctggagtggcctagccagtctccagatctcaaccccatagaaaatctttggagggagttgaaagtccgtgttgcccagcgacagccccaaaacatcactgctctagaggagatctgcatggaggaatgggccaaaataccagcaacagtgtgtgaaaaccttgtgaagacttacagaaaacgtttgacctgtgtcattgccattaAATGGTATAtaccaaagtattgagaaacttttgttattgaccaaaaacttattttccaccataatttgcaaataaattcattagaaatcctacaatgtgattttctggatttttttttctcattttgtctgtcatagttgacgtgtacctatgatgaaaattacaggtctctctcatctttttaagtgggagaacttgcacaattggtggctgactaaatactttttttccccactgtatatattttttcaaatccttttttttttttttacaatattcATCCCGTGCCCACACACttctaataaaaaaaaaaagtgaaagcATACCTGTGAGAGGGGTCGCCCTGGTAGTAGTTGTAGGTTTTTATACAGTAACCAAGACCAATCTGTGAGTTAATTTGACCATAGGAAAAAGAGCAACTGCGTAAATACTGCAATGCGGGTTGGATTGAATTGAGCCCCTAGTCTTCATGTTCAAGGTAATGACTGCACTTTTCTTCCCAACACAATACCGCAATAAATGTGAGTCCACAATTCAACGATTTCTTTTGCGCCCCATGGGGAATTCAAACTTACGCCGCAAGTGGTGATAGATGTCAGGAACTCGGCACCTCACCACTGTCAGCTAACTGTCCAGAGCTGTGATTGCTCGCGATGCACATTCTTTTATTATCAGCATGCCAGTGGACTTCTGGTAAATATGCTTTAGTGAGAAAGTGTTGGGATCAGGTACAACTATGTTTACCCACCCCCAAAATGAATATTTATGAGCAATTCCCGCCACCCACAACTTCTCACctgaatgcatttttttttttatgtgaagGGATTGGGCAAAGGCTGAAATTGGGGTTGAGAGTTACCCTTTAATCGTTTATTATTTTTTCTGTATCTctcgccccttctctctctccttctctctctccttctcctgtcctctctccccttctctctctccttctcctgtccttctcctgtccttctctctccttttcctgtccttctcctgtccttctctccccttctcctgtcttctctcctactcctgtcctctctccttctcctgtcctctctccttctgcccttctctctcctcttctcctgtcctctctccttctctctctctccttctcctgtcctctctccttctctctctccttctcctgtcctctctccttctctctccccttctcctgtcctctctccttctcctgtcttctctctctccttctcctgtcgtctctctctccttctccttctctctctccttctcctgtccttctctctccccttctcctgtcattctctctccttctctctccccttctcctgtccttctctctctccttctctctccccttctcctgtccttctctctctccttctctctccccttctcctgtccttctctctccccttctctctccccttctctctctccttctctttccccttctcctgtcctctctctccttctctttccccttctctctccccttctctctctccttctcctccccagaTGGAGAGCACTATAAAGCAGTCGGAGAACGACCTGAATAAGCTGCTGGAGACGACACGGAGGCTTCACGATGAGTACAAACCCCTGAAGGAACATGTAGACGCCCTGAGGATGACCCTGGGCCTGCACAGACTACCCAACCTCAACGAAGAGGAGGAGAAACTCTCTCTGGAGTCAGTACACacatattatacacacacacacacggtcacacaggcactcacacacacacatcaacttgTTATCTGTGCTATCCTCTATCTCTGTTGCCATAGTTACTTTGAGAAGCAGAAGGCTGAGTGGCAGAAGGAGCCTCATGAGCCCACCATCCCAGAATCCCTTGCAGCAGCAGCTGCCGCGGCCCAACAGCTCCAGGTCTCCCGGAAGCAAGATGCCCGCCAGACCGCCACCTTCAGGCAACAGCCCCCTCCCATGAAGGTACACAGTACACACCCTCCTatgaaggtacacacacacacacacatacacactcctctcccctgtctgtgTACCAACACAATAATGACACTGTACTGACGTATGTGTATCTACATAGTAATGACCCACTATAACATCTTTGTTCTCTCTGTCACCTCGGTTCTCTCCCCAGGCCTGTCTGTCATGCCACCAGCAGATCCATCGTAACGCTCCTATCTGTCCACTGTGTAAGGCCAAGAGTCGCTCCCGCAACCCCAAGAAACCCAAGAGGAAGCCTGACGAGTAGATACACAGATACAGACGCACTCTCCTACTACCACCTCATATTGCTACATTTCACCACTGGAATTCAGTAACACATGTTTTCATAACCTTTCCCCATGCCGTGGAACCTACGTTTAGTGTAATCGTCATTATCCTAAGTGTTTTCTATGTAACAGTGCTAGAGTGTTTTAATGTAATTGTTAACCTTAACGTTTGATAGACACTAACCATGTTAAATCAAAACCATTATACTGTAACTGTACCCATGTTGTGATTGGTTCTGGCAGTAGAAATGTCAAACGGACTGCATTTACTTGTTACTCTGTATTTAACATGAACACTTTCCATGGCTGAACTATAATGACTGTGTTGTAACTGTTTGTGATGATATGAAAGTGGGTTCATCGTTGGAGTGTATAACCCAGGAAGTTGTTCTAATGTTTACTTAAGGCATAAGGGACGGTCAAGGACTGAGAAAACCATGATGCTTATTTGCTTTTAACAGTGTTGTATGTGAAACTTTAATACaagaatacaaaaataaatgtattttgtaCTGCAGTTGGAATTGTCTTTTCTTCTAGACTTTAAGATGAAACTCATTATAATACAGATGATCAATGACACTCACTGTTGGTCACAGGCTGGGTCACACATAGGTCTCTgaccagaagtagtgcactacatagggaatatttCAGATATGTCCGCACGGTGTTAGCGCCAGTACGAAGGTACCTTTAGCTCAGTTCTTGTACTGTCGTCAAGAAGTCGTCAAGTTAACATTCTGGGCCTTCAAGATAACCCTTCATTGACATTCTGTTGGCAGGGTACATCCAGATTCCTGTTCTGTCTCCAAGGTAACCCCAGGTTGCTATGTCTCCCTCTGGCCTGCAGTTTGGGGGCTTGGGGAGGCTCCTCAGCAGCTCACCCAAAACACATACTGGGAGAATCTCATTTACATACTCCTGGTGTCCGCTTTCCCTGCCtcttcaaaacccattggatgagaaagctagaggtccctcccctctgaacttctcctccaatgggtttagaGGAGGCAGCgagaggagtatgcaattgagattctcccactgCGTCCTACAACACATGAGAACACCGATTAATTTACCTAAATATGAAACATTCTGTTCTTATTTATTGGGGACTGTTTGCAGTTCAGAGGGCCGTTTAAGTGTACAGGAACATAAGGACAGAAACTGATTATAATAACATAGCAGTCAACAGGTACAGGAGCTAAACAGAAAAGAACACAGATACTGTGAGCAGTCTGTAAAGTACCATGTGTCGTACCCTGTAgaggtgtgttgtgttgtactCTGTTGTAgaggtgtgttgtgttgtacCCTGTTGTAGAGGTGTGTAGTACCCTGTTGCAGAGGTGTGTTGTGTTTTACCCTGTTGTAGAGGTGTGTTGTACCCTGTTGTAGAGGTGTGTTGTACCCTGTTGTAGAGGTGTGTAGTACCCTGTTGTAGAGGTGTGTAGTACCCTGTTGTAGAGGTGTGTTGTACCCTGTTGTAGAGGTGTGTTGTACCCTGTTGTAGAGGTGTGTAGTACCCTGTTGTAGAGGTGTGTTGTACCCTGTTGTAGAGGTGTGTTGTACCCTGTTGTAGAGGTGTGTAGTACCCTGTTGCAgaggtgtgttgtgttgtacCCTGTTGTAGAGGTGTGTTGTACCCTGTTGTAGAGGTGTGTTGTACCCTGTTGTAGAGGTGTGTTGTACCCTGTTGTAGAGGTGTGTTGTACCCTGTTGTAGAGGTGTGTAGTACCCTGTTGTAGAGGTGTGTTGTACCCTGTTGTAGAGGTGTGTTGTACCCTGTTGTAGAGGTGTGTAGTACCCTGTTGCAgaggtgtgttgtgttgtacCCTGTTGTAGAGGTGTGTTGTACCCTGTTGTAGAGGTGTGTTGTACCCTGTTGTAGAGGTGTGTAGTACCCTGTTGTAGAGGTGTGTAGTACCCTGTTGTAGAGGTGTGTTGTACCCTGTTGTAGAGGTGTGTTGTACCCTGTTGTAGAGGTGTGTAGTACCCTGTTGTAGAGGTGTGTAGTACCCTGTTGTAGAGGTGTGTTGTACCCTGTTGTAGAGGTGTGTTGTACCCTGTTGTAGAGGTGTGTAGTACCCTGTTGCAgaggtgtgttgtgttgtacCCTGTTGTAGAGGT containing:
- the LOC121539591 gene encoding zinc finger C4H2 domain-containing protein isoform X2: MGDEQEIMCKLENIMEIRNKTVQMQKIKTRLKSEFESLESEEKHLKEYKQEMDLLLQEKMAHVEELRLIHADINVMESTIKQSENDLNKLLETTRRLHDEYKPLKEHVDALRMTLGLHRLPNLNEEEEKLSLDYFEKQKAEWQKEPHEPTIPESLAAAAAAAQQLQVSRKQDARQTATFRQQPPPMKACLSCHQQIHRNAPICPLCKAKSRSRNPKKPKRKPDE
- the LOC121539591 gene encoding zinc finger C4H2 domain-containing protein isoform X1, whose amino-acid sequence is MGDEQEIMCKLENIMEIRNKTVQMQKIKTRLKSEFESLESEEKHLKEYKQEMDLLLQEKMAHVEELRLIHADINVMESTIKQSENDLNKLLETTRRLHDEYKPLKEHVDALRMTLGLHRLPNLNEEEEKLSLDYFEKQKAEWQKEPHEPTIPESLAAAAAAAQQLQVSRKQDARQTATFRQQPPPMKVHSTHPPMKACLSCHQQIHRNAPICPLCKAKSRSRNPKKPKRKPDE